From Methanomassiliicoccus sp., the proteins below share one genomic window:
- a CDS encoding 4Fe-4S binding protein: MAMLSIVLRNLITGPVTTRYPEGPADIPEGNRGRVDWNMEACTLCGLCQKRCPTLAVKVDRRAGTTTMEVFRCIACGVCVDVCPQDSISMVIGTSRPGYIKEVRTYIKEVTEERAEDRPQP; encoded by the coding sequence ATGGCCATGCTGTCCATAGTGCTGAGGAACCTGATCACTGGACCGGTAACGACAAGATATCCTGAAGGGCCTGCGGACATACCCGAAGGCAACAGAGGCAGGGTCGATTGGAACATGGAAGCTTGTACCCTCTGCGGGCTCTGCCAGAAACGCTGCCCAACCCTAGCCGTCAAGGTCGACAGGAGGGCAGGGACCACCACCATGGAGGTGTTCCGCTGCATCGCCTGCGGGGTGTGTGTCGATGTCTGCCCTCAGGATTCCATATCTATGGTCATAGGGACCTCGCGACCGGGATACATCAAGGAAGTTCGGACATACATAAAGGAGGTGACGGAAGAGCGGGCCGAAGACCGCCCGCAGCCCTAG
- a CDS encoding GNAT family N-acetyltransferase, translated as MYRPTGPLTIRNMTRDEVGTAVEWADKEGWNPGLHDAEAFYDAAPTAFYAGEIAGEMISSVSLIDYPGDLSFFGFNIVRKDMRGLGIGRRMVEHVLDKGKGRNIGADGVPHLLPHYQRMGFRPVYWNHRFRGWGGGDHDPDLVLGTEIPWDELSAYDARIFSAPRKDFLKSFLSQEGTTVLVSLQEETIAGYGAIRPCRTGHKIGPLFADNRRTAEKVLRGLISTIPGEKYLLDVTDFNHEGMTLANILHLAEVFRTVRIYTKDPPAVQLDHVFGVSSFEMG; from the coding sequence ATGTACCGCCCGACCGGACCGCTGACGATCAGGAACATGACCAGGGACGAGGTCGGCACGGCCGTTGAATGGGCTGACAAGGAGGGATGGAACCCCGGTCTCCACGATGCCGAGGCGTTCTATGATGCTGCGCCCACCGCCTTTTACGCCGGTGAGATCGCCGGCGAGATGATATCCTCTGTATCGCTGATCGATTATCCCGGTGACCTTAGCTTCTTTGGATTCAACATAGTCCGCAAGGACATGCGTGGCCTGGGGATCGGCAGAAGGATGGTGGAGCACGTTCTGGATAAGGGAAAGGGACGCAACATCGGGGCTGACGGCGTTCCCCACCTGCTCCCCCACTATCAAAGGATGGGTTTTCGACCAGTCTATTGGAATCATCGGTTCCGGGGATGGGGGGGCGGGGACCATGATCCTGACCTCGTGCTCGGGACCGAGATCCCCTGGGACGAGCTCTCCGCATATGATGCCCGGATCTTTTCCGCCCCCCGAAAGGACTTTCTCAAATCCTTTCTCTCCCAGGAAGGGACCACGGTGCTGGTGTCGCTCCAGGAGGAGACAATAGCTGGCTACGGGGCCATCAGGCCATGCAGGACTGGCCATAAGATAGGTCCGCTCTTCGCCGACAACCGACGCACAGCGGAGAAGGTGCTGCGCGGCCTCATCTCCACGATTCCAGGCGAGAAATACCTCCTTGATGTCACCGATTTCAACCATGAGGGCATGACCCTCGCGAACATCCTCCACTTGGCCGAGGTCTTCAGGACCGTGCGCATATATACCAAGGACCCTCCCGCCGTTCAGCTGGACCATGTCTTCGGGGTTAGCAGCTTCGAGATGGGATAG
- a CDS encoding isocitrate/isopropylmalate dehydrogenase family protein — protein sequence MYKIAVVPGDGIGPEVIAEGVKVLNAAAEVESLSIEWEWFPIGSERYLRTGDLLTEEDIDRLGKKDAIYFGAIGDPRVAPGILEKGILITMRTRFDQYVNMRPSRSWHPYTPFKRERDFDITFLRENTEDFYMGAGGSFQKKEPTSTITIRRHLYDLDLKVEATSSSDYEFAYEVGIMSSKGIERFADYAFEMARNRGVEKITAADKANICTHLYHLWRRIFKQKSEEYGIPVEFMYVDAMAMALVRSPERFGIVACPNMFGDILTDLGAEIMGGLGVAASGNINPHGVSMFEPVHGSAPDIAGQGKANPIAAILAAKMMIDQLGRPDLGKLIEWAVKRAMDQRLVTADMGGKLNTRQAGDAIVEMIRASG from the coding sequence ATGTACAAGATCGCGGTGGTACCTGGAGATGGCATCGGGCCAGAGGTGATTGCTGAAGGGGTCAAGGTCCTGAATGCAGCAGCAGAGGTCGAATCGCTCTCCATTGAGTGGGAGTGGTTCCCCATCGGTTCGGAGAGGTACCTTCGGACCGGGGACCTGCTCACCGAAGAGGACATCGATCGCCTGGGAAAGAAAGATGCCATCTATTTCGGGGCCATAGGTGACCCCCGGGTCGCTCCGGGCATCCTCGAAAAGGGGATCCTCATCACCATGCGAACACGTTTCGATCAGTATGTGAACATGCGTCCGTCAAGGTCATGGCACCCATATACTCCATTTAAGAGGGAGCGGGATTTTGACATCACCTTTTTGAGGGAGAACACCGAGGACTTCTACATGGGCGCGGGCGGCTCCTTCCAAAAGAAGGAACCGACCTCCACGATCACGATAAGGCGGCACCTTTATGATCTGGACCTCAAGGTCGAGGCCACATCCTCCTCCGACTATGAGTTCGCCTATGAGGTAGGGATAATGTCCAGCAAGGGCATCGAGCGCTTCGCCGATTACGCGTTCGAGATGGCCAGGAACCGGGGGGTGGAGAAGATCACCGCCGCGGACAAGGCCAACATATGCACCCACCTGTACCATTTATGGAGGAGGATCTTCAAGCAGAAGTCGGAGGAGTATGGCATCCCCGTGGAGTTCATGTACGTTGATGCCATGGCCATGGCCCTGGTGAGGTCTCCGGAGCGCTTTGGTATCGTGGCCTGCCCCAACATGTTCGGCGATATACTCACCGACCTGGGGGCGGAGATCATGGGGGGACTGGGAGTGGCCGCATCGGGCAACATCAATCCCCATGGGGTCTCCATGTTCGAGCCCGTTCACGGTTCCGCACCTGATATCGCGGGACAGGGAAAAGCCAACCCTATCGCCGCCATCCTCGCGGCCAAGATGATGATTGATCAGCTGGGCCGTCCGGACCTCGGTAAGCTCATCGAATGGGCGGTGAAGAGGGCCATGGACCAAAGGTTGGTCACTGCGGATATGGGAGGCAAGCTCAATACAAGGCAGGCTGGGGACGCCATCGTGGAGATGATCCGTGCTTCTGGCTGA
- a CDS encoding isocitrate/isopropylmalate dehydrogenase family protein yields the protein MHQVAVIPGDGIGPEVIDEGLKVLNALAENHSIQFDFQEFQIDAERYLSTGKLLTSEDVEELRRFESIYLGATGDDRVRPGILEKGILLALRFSFDQYINHRPAPMWKPFGRLKRDVDFNIDVFRENTEDFYVGIGGRFMDQVDSRTLDIDRHLYHMSIDVKASSTVVDEYAYQVGLLSRKNTERFADFVIDYTKMVGENYITIIDKANVCSDIYGMWRDVWSEKCRQAGMDFGFMFVDAMSMALVKNPDKFRIVATPNMFGDILTDLLAEVTGGLGLAPGGNINPQGISMFEPVHGSAPKYKGLDQINPLATILAGKMMLDNLGRRDLGNLVTKAVRATLDRGIYTRDLGGSAKTHEVGDAVAAEIRRL from the coding sequence ATGCATCAAGTAGCTGTGATACCGGGCGACGGCATCGGACCCGAGGTGATCGATGAGGGATTGAAGGTCTTGAACGCACTGGCCGAGAACCACTCCATCCAGTTCGACTTTCAAGAGTTCCAGATAGATGCGGAACGTTATCTGAGCACGGGCAAGCTCCTCACCTCAGAGGACGTGGAGGAACTGAGGAGGTTCGAGTCCATTTATCTGGGCGCGACCGGGGATGATAGGGTCAGACCAGGAATTCTGGAGAAAGGCATCCTCCTGGCTCTGCGCTTCTCTTTTGACCAGTACATAAACCACCGTCCGGCGCCCATGTGGAAGCCGTTCGGGAGACTGAAGAGGGATGTGGACTTTAACATCGATGTGTTCCGGGAGAACACTGAAGATTTCTATGTGGGAATTGGTGGAAGGTTCATGGACCAGGTGGACTCGAGGACGCTCGATATCGATAGGCACCTCTACCATATGAGCATCGACGTCAAGGCCTCATCCACTGTAGTGGACGAGTACGCGTACCAGGTGGGCCTGCTCTCCCGGAAGAACACCGAACGCTTCGCAGATTTCGTGATCGACTATACGAAGATGGTCGGTGAGAACTACATAACCATCATCGACAAGGCCAATGTCTGCAGTGACATCTATGGGATGTGGCGGGACGTGTGGTCGGAGAAGTGCCGGCAGGCCGGCATGGATTTCGGCTTCATGTTCGTTGACGCCATGTCCATGGCCCTGGTCAAGAACCCGGACAAGTTCCGGATCGTGGCCACCCCCAACATGTTCGGGGACATTCTTACGGACCTTCTAGCGGAGGTAACCGGGGGTCTGGGTCTGGCACCCGGCGGCAACATCAACCCTCAAGGGATCTCGATGTTCGAGCCGGTCCATGGCAGCGCCCCGAAATACAAGGGATTGGACCAGATCAATCCGCTCGCCACCATCCTGGCGGGGAAGATGATGCTGGACAACCTTGGCCGCAGGGACCTGGGGAACCTGGTCACGAAGGCTGTGAGAGCCACCCTTGACAGGGGCATATATACCCGTGACCTTGGAGGAAGCGCCAAGACCCATGAGGTCGGTGACGCGGTGGCCGCGGAGATCCGTAGGCTCTGA